CTGTGATACCATCGAAGCGTTTGGATATGTGACATTTCAAACTGGGAATTAAATGTGACTCGCCATTGGTAACAACATCACCTAAAGTTTTATCATAGACAAAGTTCAGCAGCTTACTGGCACATCTCACGGTTTTCGGGAAGGTCTCTGCAGAAACCGTCGCGCTATCCGAAAATAGTTAGAGGAAGTCTACGACAGGAGGTCGCACACGGATGTGGGCATTCTTTGCATATCTCATCGCGGCAACCGCGTTCTACACGATTCTGGTCCTGATTGCCCAGCCGGAGCCGTATGACTCCGAGTCGTGGGAGATGTCGGACGACATGGAATTGCCTGTCAGCCCGGCATCCGAGGAGTGTGCACCGTACCGGAAGGCGGCTTAAACGCCGCGCTTGCGGTAGGCACGTAACGACACCGCCTGCGTGTACGCCCCCAGCAACATGAGCGACAGGCATATCAGGAAGCTGGCGTGGAAACCAACTACATGCAGCATGGGCGCGGCGACAAAGGGCGCAACAGTGCCGCGTATTCCCAGCAACATACTGTGCAGTGCCTGATATTGTGCCTCTTTACCTTCCTCGGAAAGGGTTAAAATGACATTGAGATAAGCCAGTTCGATTCCTGCTGCTGCAATGCCCTGAACGACTGCCGCAGGTATCAAATGCCACCACGCTCCTGAGAAGAAATACACAATGGGCATCAGACACTGCAAAAGGATGTTCACGAGCGCAGTCCAAAGCGCACCATGTCGATCCATGAACTGCCCCCAGTAGGCGAAGGCGATGATGGAGCATACCGAAGAGGTGTTGGTAAGCATCGCTACCTGCACGTTGGTCACGTTCAGTCGATCTACCTGATACAGTGGATAGATAGTGAAAGCAACCAGATTCCCGAAGCCGTAAGTCATCACGGACGCCGCAAACCAGCGGAAACCGTGATTATGTTTTAGAATCGCCATCGTCTGCAGCCAGAATCCGAGAGCGGACAGCCGTTCTTGCTGGGCTTCGGGCGCAGAGGACTCCGTCACCGGAACGCGACTGAAGCACCATGCCCCCACGATTCCCACAGCAGCTGCTACCGGAAAAACCCACTTGAAGGGTACACCCGAGTCTAACAGGTGGCCAACGATAAGAGACACTATCAACACTGCGCTGTAGGAACCAACCCGCACCAGCCCCATCGCCCTGCCCCGTTCCTCGTCCGGGTAGATGTCTTTCATCAAGGCTGTGTAAGCGGGACCTGAGATGGAGCCGATAATCTGCGCCAGCCCTATCAACAACACAAAGTGCCACGCCCGGGTAACCAGAAACATCCCGAAAAACAGGGCGCGCGCAAATGTCCATGAGTACACGCAGAAGGGCATCTTGGCTCTGCCTACCATCTGCCTTGCCCAGAGGGGAGCGAGTAGACTGCCGATGAAGGGAGCGGCGGTGAGCAGGCTAATCTCGAGGCGACTGGCGTGCAGGTCGGCGCGGGCAATGCGCATCACAAAGGGGAAAATCGCCCCCATGTAAATACCGCCAAGCAAACCTGCCAGTGCATCCCAGCGATAAGCGGGAATGACGTGCGGAGAGAGTACTCTCCCCACCAGTCGCTCCCCGTTCAACTTTTCAACCACCCGTGAAAACATCACAAACAGACATCCGGGAACATGCTTTTCTCCATGCGTTCATTGTCTCCATTATACCAAAAACGCTTAAGGACGCCCCTGTAAAGAAGCCAGAAACCGTTGCCGATAATGCATACCGGTATCTCACGCAGTGCTTGAGATTTCATACTGGGAAGAGGCTCTATGTTACGCGGGTTGCAAATCGCAGCATCAGGAATGCTGGCGCAACAGATACGACACCAGACCATCGCCAATAACCTGGCGAACGCCGACACCGCCGGCTACAAGGCGGATGAGACGGTGTTTCGCACCGCTCTGGACAATGCCATCTGGCGCCTTCGTGACCCGCTAAGGGGTGCACCGACACCGCAGATAGGCACGTTGTCCTTTGGCGCAGAGGTCGATGAGGTGGTTACCGACCTGCGCCCGGGAGCCATCGCACTTACCGGACGTCCGCTGGATGTCGCCATCGACGGGGATGGGTTTTTCGCGGTCAGTACCCCACAAGGTGAACGATACACCCGCGACGGCGCGTTCCGGCAAGCGGCGAATGGCACTCTGGTAACCGCCGACGGAATGCCAGTATTGGGGACACGCGGCATCATTCGCAGCGCAGGTGTTACCGTGACCATTGCTGCGAACGGCGACGTGCTGGCAAATGGGCAACTGGTCGACCGACTGCGCATCGTGCAGTTGCGCAACGCATCCAAAGAGGGCGCAAATCGCTTTACGGGAAACGCACAACCCCTGCAGGAGTTTCGCTTGCAGGTGGGCGCGCTGGAACGCGCCAACGTGTCTGTGGTGCAGGCAATGGTAGACATGATCTCGGCGATGCGTGCGTATGAGGCGTCCCACCGGGCGGTTCTGGCGCACGATGAGACCCTGCAGAGGGCGGTAAACGACGTGGGTAAAGTGTAGCTTCAGGTTTTTCGGCTGGACCGTGCGTGCGCCAGGCACGGAAGCCGATGAACGCCCCTGACTGACCGAGGGGGCATTAGAGATAGCAGAAACAGTGTGGAGGAGGTTTGATCCAAAATGATGCGGGCGCTTTTCACATCGGCGACCGGCATGGCTGCACAGCAGTTGCATCTGGACGTCATCGCCAACAATCTGGCAAATGTCAACACGGTCGGCTTCAAGCGTAGCCGGGCAGACTTTCAGGACCTTCTGTATCAAACGCTTCGCCCTGCAGGAACCACTGCCGCTCGCGGAACACAGGTACCCACCGGACTCAACGTCGGGCTGGGCGTACGTCCGGTCTCCACCGCCACCATCTTTACTACGGGCACTCTTCAGAAGACCGACAACCCTACCGACCTGGCGATAGAGGGCGACGGCTTCTTTAAGGTGCTGTTGCCAGACGGCACGGTGGCATACACCCGCGACGGCGCGCTCAAGATAGACGTGCAGGGGCGGCTGGTTACCTCCGATGGCTATCCTCTGGAGCCGGAAATCATCATCCCGCAGGATGCGCAGACCATCACCATCGGTAAAGACGGTACGGTATCGGTGTTGCGTGCCGGGCAAACAACGCCCGACGAAGTGGGTCAAATCCAGCTGGCGCGTTTTATCAATCCGAGCGGTCTGCAGCATCTGGGTCAAAACCTGTACAAACCGACAGCCGCATCGGGTGACCCCGTCGAGGGCGCGCCCGGTGAGCAAGGCTTCGGCACGGTTGCGCAGAACATGCTGGAGATGTCCAACGTGCAGATAGTGGACGAGATGGTGGCAATGATTATCGCTCAACGCGCCTATGAAATCAGCGCGAAAGCCATCCAGACCTCCGACGAGATGCTGAATATCGCCAACAATCTGCGGCGGTAGAGGTGACAGGTGATGCGGGTGTTCCTTTCCATCATCGTCGCAGTGCTGGCAGCAGATGCGTGGGGCGTCCAGCAGCCGCGCATCGAGGTGCGCGAAGTGAGCACGGTCAAAAAGGCTCAGTTTACTCTGGGTGACGTAGCCACCTTCCGCGGCGTGGATGCCCAGATGCAAGCCAGGCTGGCAGGCGTGGTGCTGGGAACCTCTCCCCTGCCCGGATTGGAGCGCGCTATCACGATGGAGCAGATTGTCACCCGCCTGCGCCAGCACGGGGTTCGCCCGGAGGCTGTTGAGATTGTCGCTCCGGCGAGGATAGTGGTGAGGCGGGAAGCGCATCTCTTTCCGGCACAACGGGCGATAGACGCGGCAATGCAGAAGCTGCGAGAAACGGCATCCTTACCAGACGATGCTCAGGCGATATGCGACGCGCCTGTTCGCGACCTTTCGCTGCCCGCGGGCGATGTGCAGGTCGCCGCGGGCGAACCCCGCTCGCTGGGTGCGGGTTTGTACCTGGTGCCGGTGCAGGTGGCATGTCCGGGAGTCCCGCCCGTCACTCTCAACGTGCGCCTGCGCGTCAACCGCTGGCGCGAGGTGCTGGTTGCCCAGAGGGCGATACGCGCTGGTGAGGCCATCGAGAGCGACATGGTAGCGATTCAACGCATTGCTGTCGCTACAGATGACCCTGACCTGCTGAGCGACGCCGCCGAGGTAGCAGGCAAAATCGCTCGCTACAGGGTGGGTGCCGGGCAACCGCTGAAGCGTTCGGCGGTGGAGGATCCCGTGGTGATACATCGGGGGCAGAACGTCAAACTGCTGGTAAGGCTGGCGGGAGCTGTGGTGGAAACCAGCGCAGTCGCACTGCAGGACGGCAAGGCAAGCGCACGCATTCGCGTGCAGGTAACCGATACACGCAAGACCCTACTGGCTACCGTGCTGGACGCGGAGACAGTGACGGTGGATATGCCATGAGATGGAGGCAAAAACGATGCGACTGATAGCTGTGACCGTAGTCATCATCTGGATTTCCGGGTACGCCCTGGCAGACTCGCTGTGGAAAGATGGCAATCGCAGCCTGTACGCCGACCGCAAGGCAGTCAAAGAGGGAGATGTGCTGACGGTGCTCATCTACGAAAGCACCACCGCATCGAGCCGCGCCGACACCAAAACCAGCAAGAGCGACTCGTCCTCCACCAAGCCAGGCGTGGGACCGTTGCTCAGTATGCTGCCCGAATGGTCGGTTAGCGGCAAGACCGGCTCGCAGGCTTCTGGCAGCACCACGCGCAGCGGCACGCTGGTAGGCAAAATCAGCGTGGTCGTGAAGGAGGTGCTTCCCAACGGTAACCTGAAGGTGGAAGGCACCCGCACGGTTGGCGTCAACGGCGAGAAAGAGAAAATCGTGTTGACCGGCATTGTACGACCGGAAGATGTGTCGGCAGAGAACACCGTAGCCTCCACCGCCATTGCGCAGGCGGAGATTCATTACGAGGGCAAGGGACCCGTCGGCAACAAACAGCGCGAAGGGCTGCTGACCAAACTGCTGAAGTGGCTCTTCTGAGATGACGCTTTCACGGGGTGGTAGAAGATGAAACAAACGGCATCCATCGTTATCGGATTATGCATCTGCGCCGTACTGGCACTGGCAACGCCGGAGGTGCGATTGAAAGACATCGCGCAAGTGTATGGCGCGCGCGGCAACCAGCTCATTGGCTACGGGCTGGTGGTCGGACTGGAGGGCACAGGAGACAGCAAAGGCACGCTGTTCACTACTCAATCGGTGGCAAACATGCTGCAGCGATTTGGCATCGGTGTACCTGCCGGGCAGATGAAGGTCAAGAACATCGCTGCAGTCGTGGTCACCGCCGACCTTCCGCCATTTGCGAAAGAAGGTAGCCGAATCGATGTGACCGTCTCCTCTATCGGCGACGCTCGCTCTTTGCAGGGGGGCACCTTGCTGCAAACTCCGCTGATGGGTGCGGATGGCAACGTGTACGCGGTGGCGCAGGGACCGATTTCAGTCGGCGGTTTTGGGGCGTCATCAGGTGGTTCTTCCCAGCAGAAGAACCACCTGACCGTCGGGCGCATACCGGCGGGAGCCATTGTGGAGCGCGAGGTGCCCGCCAGCGTGGTCAAGGACAACAGCGTGCTGATCACCCTGAATACGCCCGACTTCACCACGGCCGCTCGCGTGGCATCTGCCATTCGGCAGAAGTTTCCGCAGACCCTGCCCCGTGCGCTGGATGCCGCTACAATCCGGGTAGACATGACCGGTGAAGACCGCGAAGACGTGGTGACGCTGATTGCCGCCCTGCAGGAAATAACCGTCCAGCCGGATGTTCCTGCCCGCGTGGTGATTAACGAACGCACGGGCACGGTGGTGCTGGGAGGGAACGTCACGCTCAGCGCGGCGGCGGTGGCGCACGGCAACCTGACGGTGCGCATTGAAGCCAAGTCGCAGGTGTCTCAGCCCAATCCTCTGTCTGGAGGCACCACGGCAGTTACCACCCGCCGAGACGTGAAAGTAACGGAACAAGCCGAACGGCTGGTTGCCCTGCCCGAAGCGGTCACAGTGGAGCAGCTGGTGAAGGCGCTCAACACGCTGGGAGTGAGTCCGCGCGACCTGATGTCCATTTTGCAAGCGTTGCGAGCAGCGGGCGCGCTCCACGCCGAGGTGGAGGTGCAATGATGCGCGTGGAGCCCCGCGAAACAATAGACATTCAGCGGTGGAAACTACGTGATGCCGCGCGGCAACTCGAAGCACAGTTTCTGCACCAGCTGCTGCGCGCCATGCGCCGCACTATAGTCCGCACGCAGTCGAGCTACGCAGTCCAGATGTACACCGACATGACGGACGAAGCGCTGGCAAGGCAGCTGGCGCAGAGCGACCAGTTTGGTCTGGGCAAGCTGGTCTATGAGAAACTCAGTCCGTATGTGCAAACGCTTGAGACAGTGTTAGGAGGGAACGAGAATGAACAGACATGAAGACGTCATCTGGCGTGACCTGATTTCCAACCTGCGCGAACAGCGCAGACATATCCACGCGCTGATCGGCCTGGCGCGCGAGCAAACACATGCCCTGGCAGAGGCGAATGTGGAAAGGCTGGCGGAGATTACTCAGGAACAGGCAGCACATCTGGATGAGATAGACACACTGGAGCGCCAGCGCGAGGAGATCGCTCGTCGCATCGGTGAGGCACTGGGGCTGCACGCCCAGCCTCCTACGCTCTCGGACTGCGCGTGCCTTGCGCCGGATAACGCAGCGCGCACGTTGAAATGGCTGCAGAGAGAGCTGCTTCAGGACATCCGCCAGCTGCAAACGTTAAACGAACGCAACCGCACCCTGGTGCATCATGCAGCGGAAACGGTGAATACCTGGCTGGCGCTCGTGGTGAACGCCGCCTGTAATCAGGCGAGCTATCACCCACAGTCCAGCACAGGGGTGGCGGTCATCCTGAACACGGAGGTTTAACCCTATGCCCTGGACGTTCTTCGGGATCGAACTGGCGTCGCGCGCCCTGCAATCGATGCAGATGGCGATGAATACGACGGGCCATAACCTGGCGAACATCAACACGCCCGGCTATTCGCGTCAGAGGGTGAACCTTGCTACAACCGAACCTCTGGTTCTTGAGGGTGTCAGGACGCTGTTCATGGGCAGCGGCGTGCGTGTGGAAAGCATCCAGCGTATTCGGGATGTGTTCCTTGACGGGCGACTTGCTAATACCAGCAGTCAGTACCACCGACTCAACACGCTTTATCAGCGATTGACGCAGGTGGAGGATGTCTTCAGCGAACCCACCGACGCCGGTTTGTCCCGCCAGATTATCGGCTTCTTCAACGCCTTTCAGGAGCTGTCTGCCAACCCTGAGAACGTCGGAGTACGCGCCAGCGTGTACCAACAGGTGGAGGGTATGACACGCACCTTTCGCCAGCTGGCAGGACGACTGGATGAAATCTTTGTGGAGATGGAACAGCGGGTACAGGCGACAGCCAGTGAAATCAACTTTATCGCCCAGAGCATCGCCGACCTTAATGTGAAAATACGCTACAACAAAGCACTGGGCACAACGCCCAATGACCTGCTGGATAAACGAACCAGCCTTATAGAAAAACTTTCGGAATACGTCGAGGTTCGTACGACGGAGTTTTCAGACGGCACGGTGAGGCTATCTCTGGGAGAGTTCGTCCTGGTGGAGGCGGAGCGTGCGAATCCCCTACCCAGTGACGCGGACTATGTGAACAAAATATTCACCGATGGCGCAGATGTACGGGCATACATCGCTGGTGGAAGCGTGGGCGGGCTCATGGACGCGATGGAATACATCCGCACTTACCGGGACCGGCTGGACAGACTGGCGCGCGAAATGGTCGACGCCGTCAACATTGTCCATCAGTCAGGTTACGGGCTCGATGGCAACACCGGTTACCGTCTGCTGGAAGGTAGGGATGCACTGAGCATCCGGGTGAGTGACGACGTTCTCGATATCAACCACATTGCAGCGGGAGTGACACCTGCACCGGGTGACGGCAATAAGGCACTGGAGCTAGCGAGGTTGCGCCAGCAGCCTATTGCGAATCTGGACAATAAAACCATACCCGACTTCTATAGCGCACTGGTGGCGGAACTGGGAGAACATACCCGTGCAGCGTCTACCGGTCAGGAAAACCAGAAGATTATTCTGCAGAGCCTGCAAGCCGAGCGAGAGGCGGTTTCCGGCGTAAACATGGACGAGGAAATGTCCAACCTGCTGCGCTACCAGCGCAGCTATCAGGCGGCAGCTCAACTGATAAGCATCATGGATGCCGCCATTGCCGATATGCTGGCGGCATTTGCTGGACGCCGATAATGATAGCAGGAGATGATGGAACATGCGTATCAGCACAGCACAGATGCTTAACGCAATGCAACAGGTGATGGAGCGCAATTACGAACGGTACCACCTGGCACAGCAAACGGTGATAACGGGCAAGCGCATCCAGCGACCTTCTGATGACCCTTTCGGTGCATCGCTGGGTATTACCCTGCACCGTCTGCTGCAGGAGAGTGAGCAATACCAGCGCAACCTCAAAACCGCCAAGAATTTTCTCTCCATTACCGACGTAGCGCTGGAGAACCTGAACGACCTGGTTCGCCAGGCAAAGAGCCTCGCGATACAGGCGGCGACCGATACACAGAACCCAGAGGGGCGTGCTGCCATCGCACAACAGATAGGACAGATTCTGGCGGAGATTGTCAGTATCGGAAATAACACCACTTACGGCGACCGCTTCATCTTCGGCGGATTGCAGACGCTGAAGGCGCCGTTCAGCGTGTCGGGTGATACGCTCGTCTATCACGGCGACCACGGCAATCTGAATATCGAAGTCAGCCCCGCTGTGGTCATGAGCGTCAACGTGCAGGGTGACCCCCTGATCACCGGCATCTACAACGCGATTGCGCAAATCAAGCGCTATGTGGAGACCAGCGACATCGAGAACCTGTCCAGAGAAGGCTTGCAGGAGTTACAAAACCAGCTGGATAACCTGTTGCGTACGCGCGCTGTGGTAGGGAGTAAAGTGCAGCAGATAGAGATGATCCAGCAGCGCATAGAGAAAAGGCACGTGGACTTTACGGAACTGCTCAGCAGCATCGAGGACGCCGACATAGCGGACGCCATCACCAGGCTGAAGATGGCAGAGACCACTTACCACGTCACTTTAGCGACCATGGCGCGATTAGGCAACCTGAGTCTGCTGGACTTTCTCGCCTGAGGGGATAAAGGATGACAATGACTTGCATCGATAGCACTCGTTTCGGTAGAATTGAAGTTGACGAGGAGGCGGTAATCACCTTCCCGCAGGGTTTGTTCGGGTTCGAAGAACGCCGGCGGTTCGTCGTGCTGTGTCTCGACGAGAAAAGCCCCTTCCGCTGGTTGCAAAGTCTGGAGGACCCGAACCTGGCGTTTGTGGTGATCGAGCCACGCCATTTCATGCCTGATTACGCGCCGACCATTTCTGACGCCGACGTCGAAGCACTGGAACTGGATGCGGATACACCGTATCTGACTTTTGTGATTGTTACTATTCCGCCGGGAAAACCCGAGGAGATGACCGCCAACCTGATGGGTCCCATTATCATCAACGCGGTCACGCGCATCGCTCGTCAGGTCATTGTGGAAGATGATTGCTATACAACCAAGCATAACATCCTGCAAGAGATGATGAAAATGCAACCCGAAGCCAGGGAGGGCGCCGATGCTGGTACTCACACGCAAAGTGAATCAGAGCATCGTCATTGGTGATGACATCGAGGTAGTTGTGCTGGAAGTGCGAGGTGAACAGGTTCGCATTGGCGTGCGTGCGCCCAAAGCGATAACGATACATCGCAAGGAGGTCTACGAGCAAATCCTCCAGGAGAACCTGAAGGCAGCCTCCGCTTCGGCAGATGACCTCGTCAAGCTTCAATCACGGCTGGCTGACGAAGGCAAATTGTAGCCGCCATGCCGGGGAGGTAATGCCTCGTTGTCCCGCAAAATGCTGGCAGCTGTGATATCGGTTGTTTCTAACAGCACGCTCGTGGTGCTGAAGTTGGCGGTAGGCTTTTTGTCTGGCTCCGTAAGTATCATCGCTGAAGGCATCCACTCCGCAAATGACCTGATTGCCGCACTGATTGCGTTCATCTCGATCCGTATTTCCGAAAAGCCCCCAGACAAAGAACATCCCTACGGACATGGCAAAGCGGAAAGCATCTCTGCCGCTGCCGAGGCGATACTCATTGTTGGCGCGGCGGTGTGGATTGTGATAGAGGCTGTCCGAAGGCTCCTGAAACCAGAGCCTGTCGAATACCTCGGCGTGGGGGCGGCAGTGATGGGAATATCGGTGGTGCTGAACATCGTCGTATCCCGCTATCTGTTCCGGGTGGCGCGTGAGGAAGACTCCCCTGCTCTGGAAGCCGACGCCCACCATCTGGCGACCGATGTGTATACTTCGATGGGGGTTGTCGCTGGACTGGCTGTAACCTGGCTGACCGGCTGGCATATCGTGGACCCCCTGATGGCTATCGCCGTGGCGGTGTTAATACTGCGAATCGGCTTGGGGCTGACCATGAAGTCACTGCACCACTTAATGGACGCCCAGCTGCCGACCGCCGAGGTGTCGCGCATCGAGGACATTCTCAACGGCGAGACGCGCATCCATTCGTGGCATAACCTGCGCACGCGCAAATCCGGCAGCACACGCCATATCGACCTGCATATCGTATTCCGCAATGACGCTACACTAATGGAAGCGCATCAGGTGGCGGACGAACTCGAAAAGCGCATCGCCGCGGAGATGGCGCCGGCACATGTGGTCATCCATGTGGACCCGTATGATCCACACAAGGAGCAAACCACGTCCGAAGAGATGCCGCGACAGGGAGATAAAAAGTAAACTGTGCTGGCAAAAACCGGAACCTGCGTAGAGGAACTTCACGTATTTAAACGTGACTGCAGCGCTCGCAACCCTGTTGTGAAAGCAATTTGAGAAAAAATCCACAAACATCCGGAGAATCGCTTGACAAAAGGTGCGTGCTGTGATATATATAGATTGACTAAATAAATGCGTCGTTCTTGCAATCAAGCAGGAACGGGCAGAGATGTAGAGAAAAATATACTTGAAATTGTTGTCAACAGTGGTAAAATAGTGAATCCTTTCTGCGCGATGATGTGTCTAATTATTGGGAAGGCTACGGCAATAGCGTAGCGATGTAAATGCCCGTTCATCGGGCACGGTCACCGAGGGAGGGAGAAAAACAGAGTGAGTCGGCGAAACAACACAAAAGTGCGAAGCACCGCCCCAGTTGTGGAGGAGCCTCTGCGGGAGGAGCACCTGGAAGTGTCGGAGATAGAAAACGAGGTGCTCGACTCCTTGCTGGATGAGGATGTGCTCGTTGCCGAACCGATTGTCTCCGACCTGCACGAGGCAGACCTGCTGCCGGACGACCTGGGCGAAGAGGTCCATGAGCGCGACGAGGAAATCCAGATGTGGATGCGGCAGGCGCGTAAAGCACGCTTGCTGACCCCAGAGGAAGAGGTAGAGCTGGCTCAGCGTGTGGCACAGGGCGACGAAGAAGCGAAGACGCGCCTCATTGAAAGCAACCTGCGTCTGGTGGTATCCATTGCCAAACGTTATGCTTCGCGCGGCATCGCTCTGCCTGACCTGATTCAGGAAGGCAACCTGGGGCTCATTCGTGCGGTGGAGAAGTTCGACTGGCGTCGCGGCTATCGCTTCAGCACCTACGCCACGTGGTGGATTCGCCGCGCCATTGCCCGCGCCATCATCAATCAGGGGCGCACCATCCGCATCCCTGTGTACGTGGCGGAGATTATTCAGAAGGTGGTCAAGGTCAGCAACATGCTCCGGCAGGAGCTGCAGCGCG
This portion of the Bacillota bacterium genome encodes:
- a CDS encoding cation diffusion facilitator family transporter, translating into MLAAVISVVSNSTLVVLKLAVGFLSGSVSIIAEGIHSANDLIAALIAFISIRISEKPPDKEHPYGHGKAESISAAAEAILIVGAAVWIVIEAVRRLLKPEPVEYLGVGAAVMGISVVLNIVVSRYLFRVAREEDSPALEADAHHLATDVYTSMGVVAGLAVTWLTGWHIVDPLMAIAVAVLILRIGLGLTMKSLHHLMDAQLPTAEVSRIEDILNGETRIHSWHNLRTRKSGSTRHIDLHIVFRNDATLMEAHQVADELEKRIAAEMAPAHVVIHVDPYDPHKEQTTSEEMPRQGDKK